Part of the Rhizobium viscosum genome is shown below.
GACGAGCGGTACGTTCCAGGCGTCATAACCATAGAGCCAGGTCGTATCGTCGTTGCCGCCGGACATCCACGTATTGGCGCTGGAGATTGCCTGAATGCGCGAGGTGCGCGGCTTGCGGTTCGCCTCGTAGCGGCGGAAAGCGCCTTCGATGTCGCCATTGTCGACGGCTTCGAGGCAGCGTGCGAGCACGGCAGCGTCCTCGATCGAGGTTGCCGCCCCCTGCGCCATATAAGGCGTCATCGGATGGCAGGCGTCCCCCAGAAGTGCCACACGGCCGTCGCTCCAGCGCGGCAGAGGTTCGCGCTCGAGAATTGCCCATTTGTGGCAATCCGGGCAGGCGTTGAGCACCATCTGCACTTCCGGATGGAAGCCTTCATAGGCGGCTCTCAATTCCTTGACATCGCCCTTTGCCGACCAGGATTCGGCAGTCATCCAGTCGGCAGACTCGGGAACGCTGGTGACGAAATAGAGCGAACTGCGGTCTGCCGCCGTATAGTAGATGACGATATGCCGGTCGACGCCCCACCATTTCGTTCGGGACGGCGCGATCTTGCCACCGTTCATCAGGCTGGCGTCGAAGACTGCGCGGTAGGCGATGCGCCCCTTGTGCAGCGGTGCGTCAGGACCGACGATGATTTCGCGCACCAGCGAGTGAACGCCATCAGCGGCGATGACCGCATCCGCTTCGACCTTGCTGCCATCGGCGAAGGAAAGGCTGACACCGCCGTTCTTCTGATCCAGGCCGACGAGTTTCTTGCCGAGATGGACGATTTCAGGCGGGAGCACCGAATAAAGCGCTTCGTGCAGGTCGGCACGATGCATGCAGAGGAACGGTGCGCCATAGAGGCTTTCGGGCATCGGCAGTTCACGCTTGATCTCGCCAGTGTCCCAGACGCGGTTGAGGTGGGAATAGGGTTCAAACGCAATCTTCTTGAGACGGTCTAGAACGCCGATGCCGCGCAGCACATGTGACGAATTGGGCAGCATCTGAATGCCGGCACCGACGCGTGCGAATTTCGGTGCCTGTTCGTAGACCTGGACGTCGATACCGACCTTGCGCAGCGTCGCCGCGGCGGCAAGCCCGCCCATACCGGCGCCAATGATTGCGATCTTCGGTTTGCTCTTGGCCATGTCATCTCCTCCGTGTGTCAGTCAAGTTGGGAGGAGCCTAGAAGCGTGACATCAGCATGTAAAATATTTATATTGTTCAACACTTAAACTCAAAAGGTTCTAGGCTATCCGATGGAGCTCAGGCATCTCAGATATTTCGTGGCCGTTGCCGAGGAGGGGAGCTTTAACCGCGCCGCCGAGCGTCTGCATATTCAACAGCCGCCCCTCGGTCAGCAGATCCGCGATCTTGAATATGAGCTCGGCGTTCAATTGTTCGACCGCTCTCCGCGCCGAGTTGCGCTGAACAGTTCGGGCGAACTCTTCCTGGAAGAGGCGCGCGATATCCTGAGAAGGGCACAATTGGCAGTCGACAATGTGCGGCGTTTCAATCAGGGTGAAAGCGGCCGGCTGTCGGTCGGTTTTACGAGCTCGGCTTCTTTACATGTGCTTGCGCCGCAGTTCCTCCAGCGGTTTCGCCAGGTCTTTCCGCTTGCCGAAATCGTGGTCGAGGAGAGCGAGACCTATGA
Proteins encoded:
- a CDS encoding FAD-dependent monooxygenase, whose amino-acid sequence is MAKSKPKIAIIGAGMGGLAAAATLRKVGIDVQVYEQAPKFARVGAGIQMLPNSSHVLRGIGVLDRLKKIAFEPYSHLNRVWDTGEIKRELPMPESLYGAPFLCMHRADLHEALYSVLPPEIVHLGKKLVGLDQKNGGVSLSFADGSKVEADAVIAADGVHSLVREIIVGPDAPLHKGRIAYRAVFDASLMNGGKIAPSRTKWWGVDRHIVIYYTAADRSSLYFVTSVPESADWMTAESWSAKGDVKELRAAYEGFHPEVQMVLNACPDCHKWAILEREPLPRWSDGRVALLGDACHPMTPYMAQGAATSIEDAAVLARCLEAVDNGDIEGAFRRYEANRKPRTSRIQAISSANTWMSGGNDDTTWLYGYDAWNVPLVGENDLAMAG